The sequence below is a genomic window from Fusobacterium simiae.
TCTACAATATAGAAAATTTATTTATTTTTAATAAAAAGCTATTGACAAAAGGCAGTAAAAAATTATATATTGTATTAAGTATGGAAATACATAACACAAATAAAAGAATCATTATTTTATTAAACTATTTAGGAGGGTATTTATATGAAAAAATTTGGTATGTTATTGGGTTCTATTATTCTTGCATCAGCATTAGTTGCTTGTGGTGAAAAAAAAGAAGAAGCTAAAACTGATGCTTCTGCAGCTGATGGAATTATCAATCTATTAAAAGAAAAAGATGTTCCAGTTGTATTTTATAATAGAAAACCTTCTGATGAAGCGATAGCTTCTTATGATAAATTATATTATGTTGGAATTGACCCTAATGCTCAAGGAATAGCACAAGGTGAATTAATTGAAAAATTATGGAAGGAAAATCCAGATCTTGACTTAAATAAAGATGGAGTTATCCAATATGTAATGTTAACTGGAGAACCTGGACATCCAGATGCAGTTGCAAGAACTAGATACTCTATTTCTACTTTAAATGATCATGGAATAAAAACAGAAGAATTACATCAAGATACTGCTATGTGGGATACTGCTACTGCAAAAGATAAAATGGATGCTTGGTTATCAGGACCTAATGGTTCTAAAATAGAAGTAGTTATTTGTAATAATGATGGAATGGCTTTAGGGGCTATTGAATCAATGAAAGCTGCTGGAAAAATTTTACCAACATTTGGTGTTGATGCATTACCCGAAGCTCTAGTTAAAATAGAAGCTGGGGAAATGGCTGGAACTGTTCTTAATGATGCAAAAGGACAAGCAAATGCAACATTTAATATGGTAGTTAATTTAGCTGAAGGAAAAGAACCTACTGAAGGAACTGATTTAAAATTAGATAATAAAATAATATTAATTCCTAGCATTGGAATAGATAAATCTAATGTTGCAGACTTCAAATAAGAATTAATGGTATAGTAATCTTAAAGGAGATTGTACATCAATCTCCTTTTTTTAAAAAATGGAAAATAAAGGAAAAGGAATAGGGTATTTATGGAAAATCTAGAATATGTATTAGAAATGGAAAATATTTCCAAAGAGTTTCCTGGAGTAAAAGCACTAGATAATGTTCAACTAAAGTTAAAACCTGGAACTGTTCATGCTCTAATGGGAGAAAATGGTGCAGGAAAATCAACATTGATGAAATGCTTATTTGGAATTTATGAAAAAGATAGTGGAAAAATTTTATTAGATGGAGTGGAAGTTAATTTTAAATCTACAAAAGAAGCATTAGAAAATGGAGTTTCAATGGTTCACCAAGAATTAAATCAAGTTTTACAAAGAAATGTACTTGATAATATTTGGCTTGGTAGGTATCCGATGAAAGGATTTTTTGTAGATGAAAAGAAAATGTATAATGACACAGTCAATATCTTTAAAGATTTAGATATTAAAGTAAATCCTAGAAAAAAAGTATCAGATTTACCCATTGCTGAAAGACAAATGATAGAAATAGCTAAAGCAGTATCATATAAATCAAAAGTAATAGTTATGGATGAACCTACTTCTTCGCTTACTGAAAAAGAAGTAGATCATTTATTTAAAATTATTAGAAAATTAAAAGAAAGTGGAGTTGGAATTATTTATATTTCTCATAAAATGGAAGAAATAAAAATGATTTCTGATGAAATTACTATTTTAAGGGATGGTAAATGGATATCAACTAATGATGTCTCAAAAATTTCAACTGAACAAATTATAAGTATGATGGTTGGAAGAGATTTGACAGAACGTTTTCCTAAAAAAGATAATGAAACTAAGGAAATGATCTTAGAAGTTAAAAATCTAACTGCTTTAAATCAACCTTCTATACAAAATGTAAGTTTTGAGCTTTATAAAGGAGAAATATTAGGAATAGCTGGTCTTGTTGGTTCTAAAAGAACAGAAATAGTTGAAACTATTTTTGGAATAAGACCTAAAGCATCAGGTGAGATTATTTTAAATGGTAAATCCGTAAAAAATAAAAGCCCAGAAGATGCTATAAAAAATGGTTTTGCCTTAGTAACTGAAGAACGTAGAAGTACAGGAATATTTTCAATGTTAGATGTAGCATTTAACTCTGTTATTTCTAACTTAGATAAATATAAAAATAAATTTAGACTTCTTAAAAATAAAAATATAGAGAAAGACACTAAATGGATAGTAGATAGTATGAGGGTAAAAACTCCATCATACAAAACAAAAATTGGAAGCCTTTCTGGTGGAAATCAACAAAAAGTAATTATTGGAAGATGGTTACTAACTGAACCAGAAGTTCTGATGCTTGATGAACCTACTAGAGGTATTGATGTTTTAGCAAAGTTTGAAATTTATCAATTAATAATAGACCTTGCTAAAAAAGATAAAGGGATTATAATGATTTCCTCTGAAATGCCTGAACTTTTAGGAGTAACAGATAGAATACTTGTTATGAGTAATGGTAAGGTTGCAGGAGTTGTTAAAACTTCTGAAACAAATCAAGAAGAAATAATGGAACTATCAGCTAAATATCTATAAAATTAAGAAGGAGAATAAAAATGATCGCAAGAACTAATGATGGAAAAATAGATTATAAAAAAATTATTATAGAAAGTGGACTGTATCTTGTATTATTTTGTATGCTTATTGCAATAATAATTAAAGAACCTACTTTTTTAAGTATAAGAAACTTTAAAAATATTCTTACACAGTCTTCTGTGAGAACAATTATTGCACTTGGAGTTGCTGGACTTATAGTAACACAAGGTACCGACCTATCAGCAGGTAGACAAGTTGGACTTGCTGCTGTAATTTCTGGAACACTTTTACAATCAATGACTAATGTAAACAAAGCTTTTCCGAAATTAGGAGAATTTTCAATATTTACAACAATATTGATTGTTGTATTAGTTGGCATAGTTATAGCAAGTATAAATGGAGTTGTTGTAGCAACTTTAAATGTCCATCCATTTATAGCAACTATGGGAACAATGACTATTGTATATGGAATAAATTCTCTTTACTATGATAAAGCAGGAGCAGCTCCAATTTCTGGATTTGTAGAAAAATATAGTAAATTTGCACAAGGCTATATACAAATAGGCTCATATACAATACCATATTTAATTATTTATGCTGCTATTGCAACATTAATTATGTGGACTTTATGGAATAAAACAAAATTTGGTAAAAATGTATTTGCTGTTGGAGGGAATCCAGAAGCTGCAAAAGTATCAGGAGTAAATGTTGTTTTGACTCTTATGGGGATATATGCACTATCTGGGGCATATTATGCTTTTGGTGGTTTTTTAGAAGCAGGGCGTATTGGTTCTGCAACTAATAACTTAGGATTTATGTATGAAATGGATGCCATTGCTGCTTGTGTTATAGGTGGAGTTTCATTTTATGGTGGTGTTGGTAGAATTTCAGGGGTTATTACAGGAGTTATAATCTTAACAATTATAAACTATGGACTTACTTATGTAGGTGTCAGTCCATATTGGCAATATATTATAAAGGGTATAATAATTGTTACTGCTGTTGCATTTGATTCTATTAAATATGCTAAGAAAAAATAAAATTAGATAATTTAAAGGGATTGTTAAAATATATAGCAATCCCTCTTTATTATTTATTGATTCTTCTACTATATTCTATAACCTCCAATTCTTCAAGTGTTTTTGTAATAACTTTACCATCATTTACTTGACTTACTGATTCTTGTAAGGCTTTTATATTTTCAGTTGAATAAAATGGGTCTATTGATACACTGAAAGAAATCCTTTTCTCTCTTGTTAATTTTTTAGCAAATATTGTAAAAGCAGTTGTTATATTAATACCTAAATCATTACAAACAATTTCCATTTCTTTCTTCAAATCTTCGTCCATTCTTATGTTTACTAATTTCATTGACATTTTAAAACCTCCTTTATTGTCTTTATATTGTATAAATTATATCTTATAATTTAAAAATCAAGTCAAACAAAAAACTCTAAATAACATAGAGCTTAATGAATAAAATATATAATTGATATTTTTTTTATAGCTTATTTTTAAGGAGTGTCATATAATAAAGCCTCAAGTTTCCTCAGGGTTTTTACTTTGTTCAATTCAATGTTGTCCCCTACATTGAGAAAGGTATTTGTTAATTAGTTGTAACTCATTATTCTTAATAAAGTCAATAGTTTTATTATAATTTAATATACATAAAACTCTTCATCATAATTAATTTTTTTATATTTTAGAGATTCATTTTTCATTAAGCTTCTAAGGACAGCTGAATAAACTTTTACATCTATAATTTCATAATTACCATTATAATTTGAAGCAATATATGAGAAAATATCTCCATTAAAATAGTGAGAACAATCATTGTATTTATTTAAAATTTTTTTGATAATTAAAGTCATGATATTTATTGAGAAGCTAGGTTTAAATAAATTTTTTTTAAACATAATAGGGGATTGCCTAAGAATATTTGAAATATTAGAAATTTTAATTTGGCTTATTCCTACACTGATATCTTTTTTTATAGCCCTTTCATAGAAAAAATAACAATATATTTTTTCTAGTTTTCTATATATTTTACCTCCTCTATTTAGATTTTCAATGAATAACAAATAAAAAATCAAACATGGATTTATATTATTTTTTTTTGAAAATTTTAAAATTTCAAATTTATATAAACTTAATAAATAATGTTGAATAAATGAGATTTTTTCTATTGTTAAACGCACTTCTTCTTCAAATATATTTATAGACATATCATAATTACTGTAATATAGTTTTGAAATGATTTTATCTAAAATAGTTGGAAATGATAAGAAAAATAAATTTATTATAAGTGCTACTGCAGAATTATCTAATATATATATATATTTTCTCCTTGCAAACTTTTCTTTAAAAAATTATTGCTGAAATAGACAAGAAGATATGTATTTAGCATGTATAAGAAATAACGAAATAGTATAATAATTTTTTTTATTGTAAAAGGGAATTTTAATAAATTTAGGTAAACAATAGGTGGCCAAATAATTAAAAAAGTTGAAATAAGAGCACCTAAATATATTATCTTATAGTCAAATATATAAGACAAAATAAGAGAGGCACAAATGATAAATAGAGTTCTGGTAAGAAAACTTAGAATTTTTTTCTGAGTAGGAAATTCTTCTATATAATTATAATTAGTAGAAGTTATAAAGAAATAATTTTGCACAAAAACAGTTTTATGTGTGAAATTAAAAGCTAAAAATATAAATATTATCGAAAATAATTTTAGAAAAAGATTATTAAAAAACATTTGTATCACTTCCTTTTAAATATATTATATATTTTATTTTTTTATATTATAATTGTCAATAAAAATAAATTCCAAAACAATTTTTATTCAGATATAATTATATATAAATTTACTTTTTATCTATCTGATATTTATTAATATTTTAAATCTTTCTTTATTTTTATTTAAAATTAAAAAAATTATTATTGACAGCAATTTAATTAAAGATATAGAATATTAAATAAAATATGGGAGAGAGAAGATTATTTATGAAAATATTTGAACGTTTAACCAAAAATAGACAAGATTTTTTAGAAGCATTAGTAAGAGTTATTAATAAAAGTTTTGAAGAACAAAAAGAATTTGAAGATTGAAAAAATGAAAATACTAGACCAGTGCAAAGAATTTTTATTAATGCACCATGGGGAATGGGGAAAACTTTATTTGCTGATGCACTACAAGAATATTTTACCAAAAATAATGAGGATATTAATAAATTATATATTAATTCTTGGAAGATGGATTTTTATGATGAACCTCTAAAAGCATTAATTGCAGAAATGATTGAAGATAAGATTATAACAGTTGAAAGTACTGAAAAAGCTAAAAAATTTTTGAAAAATTGTGGAAAAATATTTTTTGGAAAAATATTAAAAAACTTTTTATTAAAAAAATTTAACCTAAATGATAAAGATATTGAAGAAATGAAATCTTTTTTAATGGATTAAATATTTCAGAGCTTGAAGATTATAAAAACTATAAAAAATTATTAGAAGAATTTAAAGATATACTTTCAAAAGAAAAAGCACCTAAAATAATTATAATAGATGAATTAGACAGATGTAGACCTGATTATGCTATCCAATTATTAGAAATAATAAAACATATTTTTGATGTTAAAAATATTATTTTTTTGTTTTTAATTAATAGAGAACAGCTTGAAAGTATTGTATCTACAATTTATATGAATTCTAATTTAAGTAATAAATATTTTGAAAAGTTTTATGATGTAGAGTTAAATTTACCAGAAGTCAATTATGAGGAATTAAATGAGCCTGAATTTGAAATAGTTAATGATTTTAAAGAATATGAAGTTGATAAAAGTGGATATTCAAATAATAGAGATTTAGCTATACAAAAAATATTTTTAGATATAGCCTTTGTAATAAAAAGTAGTTTATTTTTAGAAAATAATGATTTTTCCATAAGAAGTACTAAAAAACTATTAAAAAAATTTAATATTTTAAAAGATAGCTTAATTGAAGAAGAAAAAGAACAGTATATTTTAATATTAGCACTCATTACATATTTTTTTATAAAAGAGTTAAATTTAAAAGCCCCTAGAGATAATAGAAAAATATTTAAAAAAAATAGGCACTAATAATACTATAACAGATATTATTTTAGAAGCATTTCAAAATGATGATATTCAAAATCAAAATATTGATATTTATACAGATAATTCAAAATATTTTAATAAAAATGAAAATTATCGTGGAACTTCTTATAAAATAAATATTTTTGGAAAAAATATTTATTTGAATAATTTTAAATCACCATTATGTAGTAACTTTAATCATATCTTATATTTATCAATTAATATTGAAGAATTGTCTCTTTCATTATGGCTTGAAAAGAAATATAATTTTATAAAATAGTTATCAATTAAAAGGAGAAAATATAGATGTTACCAGATTTTAAAATATTGAATCCAATAGAGTTGGAAAAAGTTGAAGATTTTTTAAAGGAATGTTTTTCTAGTTGTAACTTATATATTTTAAATATTTTAAAGAGAGAAAGAAAAGAAATTGATTTAAAAAATATTATTTTTGAGGTAGATTTAGAAAAAACTAATATAACAGAAAAAGATAAGATTGCAGAGATTTATTTTTCTTTGGAATTTTTTAGAAAAATAGAAGCATATTACACTCATATGTTTGATGAAAAAAATAAAGAATTTTATAAAGCAATTAGCCTTCAAAAAAATTATGATAAAAATAAAGCAAATATTTTTATGAATTTTATGCTTGAAATATCATGTAAATTTTTAATTTTTCATGAATTAGGGCATGTCTATAATGGACATCTTTCATTTTTAGAGAATGAAGAATACACTGATGAAGATTTAAAAATGCTAGAATGGAATGCAGATGATTTTGCTGCAACAAAAATTTTAGAGATGTGTGCTCATCCTAATATTGTTACTCTTATAAATAATTTAGTTAAAGAAAATATTGTTTTATCATTGGAACATTTAGGATTATTAATTTTTAAAGCAATAGCTATTGTTTTTTGTCTATCTGATATTGGATACAAAGAAAGAAAAGAAGAGAAAAAACATATCCCAGGAAGACTTAGGTTTTTTATAGTGATAATAAATCTAATAAAAATTTTTGATTATCTGAATTATGAAAAAAATAAATTCTGTAAATGTAAATTATTTAATACTTGTAATAATATAATTAATGATATAATGGATCTATGTTTTCATGAAGAAGTCCCTGTTAATAATTTTTTAAACGACTGTTTTGATTCAAAAGAATGGAACCAAG
It includes:
- a CDS encoding type II toxin-antitoxin system RelB/DinJ family antitoxin; protein product: MSMKLVNIRMDEDLKKEMEIVCNDLGINITTAFTIFAKKLTREKRISFSVSIDPFYSTENIKALQESVSQVNDGKVITKTLEELEVIEYSRRINK
- a CDS encoding substrate-binding domain-containing protein; translation: MKKFGMLLGSIILASALVACGEKKEEAKTDASAADGIINLLKEKDVPVVFYNRKPSDEAIASYDKLYYVGIDPNAQGIAQGELIEKLWKENPDLDLNKDGVIQYVMLTGEPGHPDAVARTRYSISTLNDHGIKTEELHQDTAMWDTATAKDKMDAWLSGPNGSKIEVVICNNDGMALGAIESMKAAGKILPTFGVDALPEALVKIEAGEMAGTVLNDAKGQANATFNMVVNLAEGKEPTEGTDLKLDNKIILIPSIGIDKSNVADFK
- a CDS encoding KAP family NTPase, producing MQRIFINAPWGMGKTLFADALQEYFTKNNEDINKLYINSWKMDFYDEPLKALIAEMIEDKIITVESTEKAKKFLKNCGKIFFGKILKNFLLKKFNLNDKDIEEMKSFLMD
- the mglA gene encoding galactose/methyl galactoside ABC transporter ATP-binding protein MglA, with translation MENLEYVLEMENISKEFPGVKALDNVQLKLKPGTVHALMGENGAGKSTLMKCLFGIYEKDSGKILLDGVEVNFKSTKEALENGVSMVHQELNQVLQRNVLDNIWLGRYPMKGFFVDEKKMYNDTVNIFKDLDIKVNPRKKVSDLPIAERQMIEIAKAVSYKSKVIVMDEPTSSLTEKEVDHLFKIIRKLKESGVGIIYISHKMEEIKMISDEITILRDGKWISTNDVSKISTEQIISMMVGRDLTERFPKKDNETKEMILEVKNLTALNQPSIQNVSFELYKGEILGIAGLVGSKRTEIVETIFGIRPKASGEIILNGKSVKNKSPEDAIKNGFALVTEERRSTGIFSMLDVAFNSVISNLDKYKNKFRLLKNKNIEKDTKWIVDSMRVKTPSYKTKIGSLSGGNQQKVIIGRWLLTEPEVLMLDEPTRGIDVLAKFEIYQLIIDLAKKDKGIIMISSEMPELLGVTDRILVMSNGKVAGVVKTSETNQEEIMELSAKYL
- a CDS encoding KAP family NTPase, which translates into the protein MLSKEKAPKIIIIDELDRCRPDYAIQLLEIIKHIFDVKNIIFLFLINREQLESIVSTIYMNSNLSNKYFEKFYDVELNLPEVNYEELNEPEFEIVNDFKEYEVDKSGYSNNRDLAIQKIFLDIAFVIKSSLFLENNDFSIRSTKKLLKKFNILKDSLIEEEKEQYILILALITYFFIKELNLKAPRDNRKIFKKNRH
- the mglC gene encoding galactose/methyl galactoside ABC transporter permease MglC, with the translated sequence MIARTNDGKIDYKKIIIESGLYLVLFCMLIAIIIKEPTFLSIRNFKNILTQSSVRTIIALGVAGLIVTQGTDLSAGRQVGLAAVISGTLLQSMTNVNKAFPKLGEFSIFTTILIVVLVGIVIASINGVVVATLNVHPFIATMGTMTIVYGINSLYYDKAGAAPISGFVEKYSKFAQGYIQIGSYTIPYLIIYAAIATLIMWTLWNKTKFGKNVFAVGGNPEAAKVSGVNVVLTLMGIYALSGAYYAFGGFLEAGRIGSATNNLGFMYEMDAIAACVIGGVSFYGGVGRISGVITGVIILTIINYGLTYVGVSPYWQYIIKGIIIVTAVAFDSIKYAKKK